ATATTCCGTATTAAACGACGTCCGGACGAGTCAATTGACAAATACAAAGCCCGTCTTGTGGCGAAGGGATTCCTTCAAGAGCATGGCAAAGACTATTTTGAAACATTTAGTCCGGTTACTAAACCCGTCACCATCCGCACGGTACTTGCAATTGCTTTGTCTAAAAACTGGTTGATTCGCCAACTTGATGTCAATAACGCCTTCTTGCATGGAACATTGCATGAGGACGTCTACATGACTCAACCACCAGGGTACATTCATCCGAACTTTCCCACTCATCTGTGTCGCCTTCAAAAATCTCTCTACGGTCTGAAACAAGCACCCCGTGCTTGGTACTTGGAACTTGCCACTTTTCTTCTCACCCTTGGGTTCAAAAAATCATTGGCCGACCCATCATTGTTCATCTATAATCAAGCTGGTAATGTGGTCTATTTTTtggtttatgttgatgatattgtttTGACGGGTAACAATAATTCGTTTCTTCACAAGGTCATTCGTGCTTTATCCGAAAAATTCTCAATTAAAGATCTTGGCACATTACATCATTTTCTTGGGATAGAAGCTATCTTAACAGCTAATGGCTTATTTTTATCACAACATGCTCATATCCAAAACCTACTCACCAAATTCAAAATGGATGGAGCTAAACCGGTTACAACTCCTCTTAGCTCAACTGAGACGCTCTCACTTGTTGATGGCTCATCGAAGATTGATCCTACGCCTTATCGTCAACTCGTCGGCTCTTTACAATACCTTGCTTTCACTCGACCCGACGTCTCTTTTGCTGTCAATAAGTTATCTCAATATATGCATGCACCAACTCAACTTCACTGGCAAGCGTTGAAACGGGTCTTAAGGTATCTTAAAGGTACTCTTCACCATGGGTTGTTTCTTAATCGTGGTTCTCCACTTGACCTACGAGCTTTCACTGATTCAGATTGGGGTGGAATTGCCGATGGGGGGCGTTCCACAACTGCGTATATTGTCTATCTCGGGTCCAACATTCTCTCATGGCGTCGGCTCGTCAAAAGTCGGTCTCCCGTTCCTCAACCGAAGCCGAGTATAAGGCATTAGCAAATGGTGCAGCTGAACTTTCTTGGGTCCAGAATCTACTATTTGAACTTGGCCTATCTATGCCAAAATCCCCTACATTATTTTGCGACAATGTGGGTGCCACTTACTTATGTGCAAATCCGGTTTACCACTCACGTATGAAACATGTGGCTCTAGACTATCATTTTGTTCGCGAAAAAATAGCAAATGGCTCCTTACGGGTTCAACATATTTACTCAGCGGATCAACTGGCGGATGTTCTCACAAAACCGCTGAGTAGAGGACCATTCTATAGATTACGGTCCAAGATTGGAGTCTCGGATGGATCCTCCATCTTGCGGGGGCATATTAAGGATAATCATAATTAACTATTTTCTATGTATATTTCATTTGTATTTTTAGATATTATTGAGGTTGTTATTGACATCCACAATTGTAGCCTAGACTAAATCCTTTCCATTAGTGCTGTTGTAATCGGCTTGTTTAAAAAGCCTTGTATTAGCAATGTAAAGTCAAGCTTTTCACAATATTCAGTATACCTTCATAAGaagattaacatgagtcaaaagAAAAAAAGTTCTTGCAGGAAACAGCAGCTGCAGCTTCAAAAATACAATAACCAAAACTGGTATCAATAAAGACAACCAAACATGTGTTTCTAGTAAGCTATTTTTCATGGAAACCAACTCAACTATTTGTCTAATAGATCATAATAACCATCCATTTAGACTCCAAAATCAAGAAGGGCTGCAATCTGTCTTTAAAAGTTTACTCATATGTAGAAACTTCATAGGCATCAGCGCAGTAATCGGCTAAGACATCGTCGCCGTCAAATGTTGCATAAAAAATATAAGGGCAGTCTTTAAGAGAATCATTGGGAAGTTTAAGATATTTAATCTGTTTAGAACATTGTTTCCCTAGATCTCCCTTAAGATCAATGTAAAAGCATTCACGCAAGTCAAGTGTTTCAAGGTGATGACAGTTATCCAGAATCACACGCAACCCAACATTGGTCCTCTTGTTTCCAATGAGTTCAAGGTGCCTTATCCCAAGCAAGTTTTGTCCAATAGCCATGGCTATCTCATTATATCTCGTTAAAGTCCCTTCATCAGCAATAAACATTCTCCATCCTCTTTGATTCACTTTGAGTGTTTTTAACATTGGGCAATAACGGCCAACAGTTTCAATCTCTTCTTTTGAGATTTCTATCTTGTAAAGGTTTAGTTCCTCCAACAATGGAAATTTCATCAAATCAACTGTAGTCAACTTTTCATAGAACGATTGATATGCTATTTCAAGCCGTCTGAGCTGACTTGGTCTGTAAATAAAACGGAAACAATCGTAATAAAACATCACTTTATGGTGCATATCTAAAAAAAAGAAATGGTTCTAACTTCTAAGAAACAAGTTCAACAACCACCGTTATAATGTCGAAGGGATACTATAGTTACAAAGTGCAAATAACAAACTAAACAAATGGTTAACACAACAAAGGAGTAAAACAAAGCTAAAATCAGCCAAACAAGAATTTAAGTTGAATTACAAACACGTTTGCTttacaaaaatataaaattacatgtttaTTATAGATCAAAAGAACACAGAAAATGTTTTCAGCAAATATTTCTAAACAGATCTTAACTTATACCAAAAAAACAAAAGCTTAAAAAATGTTGATGTAGTTCTAGTTATACAACTTGTAAATCAATATATTTAGAACAATGTGGTGGAAAAAACCAGAAGTGAATGCAAAAcatttttgtttgttaagaaaggaaCATACACATAAATTCAGTCAGAGTTAGTTAGCTCACATACCTTTCAGCAACATATAGATGAAGATCAGCATCATAAGTAGACCAATGGTGATATCAACTAACTGGCCTTGGCTTCTATCCACAGCATTCTTACACATTTTACCCGCTGAGACTTCTGCAATTGTTCCCTGTAAGTCGTTCATATTGATGACCCTCCACATAACAGGGTCCTTTCAAATCTTACGCCAAGCAGTGCACACTTTCTGCGCATTCTCAAGTATGTCAACCATACCAATTCTGTTAAGTATATTGGCCGTAACGTCGGATGGGAGATCCAACCAGTTCCTTTTTTCTTGCTTCAGATTCAGTTCTGATGGCACCATCACTTTAGCATGTACAAAGCAAACGAAAAGCATTACATGTTATTCACCTACTTAACAtatatcaaaataataaaatgaaTAATAAACCCTAACAATTTACATGTAAACTAACATGAACAGAAGAGAAACCTGTAACTAAAATATCACTTCACTAGCAAAGGACAAGCATTGTGCACACTGGGTAACTAAAACGATTGAAAACAGAACAAATACACTAATTATGCCCCCTTTCGGCTTTTAAGAATAACACGCATACATTCGAAGCAGAGTGAAGGATACAAGCAACACAAAAAATAGCGTTTTCCACAATCATAGTAGAAAGGACAATAATCGATCAAAGTTTCTAATAATAATATAAGCAAATGATAAACCGTGAAAGAGAGAAACAACGTACCTTTGTTTGGTTTTTGTTAACCGTTGCGGGTTTAGTGGACTTATATAGCAGTAGGAAATGGAATTTCAAACGGTTCAACTACTCATAATGCCACCGCCAATCCAACCATTGGTGGCCCATTGGTTTATTTGATGTTCAAATTAATTCAAATTAAACTTCTCAAATTACTTTTCCGGCTCTTTCtcattttaattattatattttttttcttatttttaaataatatatttaaacaaaaaaaactaGGGTTAATTAATTATTGAAACTAGTGAAATATCCCACGTGTTGCGGCGGATTTTTTCTCCATAAATTATATGCCGCAATTAGTTGGTTTTGAATAAATTTTTAAGCGAATCAACCAATAATAGGATTTCACCTAAGGCTACGAAGAAACGAATAAGTTGAGATTtgataaatttcaaaaccacCATGTCATACAAAGGTTACAAGATACAAAATGAGCCCCTATAAGCTCCATTGTACCATCTCAGCTTCACCTCATCAATAGAGCGCTTCTTTATGGGATATAGCTTCATCTTTTTAAATGCCCCTCCCCCCCACACACATACACATTTATCTATCTATTGTCCGTCATTGCAATAACATATACTCAATAGCACCCCCTAATGGCGTTCGTGGTATGATTGCGCTTCTTTATGGGATATAGCTTCATCTTTTTCAAtgcccccccacacacacacatctaTCTCGCTATTGTCCGTCATTGCAATAACATATACTCAATAGCACCCCCTAATGGCGTTCGCGGTATGATTTGGCGGGGAGGGGGCGCTATTGATCTTTTTTGGCCGAGGTGGCACGAGGACGACACCACATATGTGTAGCCTAATATAGTTATTCACTCTTAAGATAATATAGGAAACTAATTCAAAACATACTCCCTCCGTTCCATTAAaagtgtcttattttgaattttcaaagtctttatttataaactttgaccttaaataattttgtttgtgttaaataatacttgatgaaagttatatgatttgagtgtgttttacaagtgtttttatcagGTTAATTTTcacaagttttatataacacaaaaatatataattaaagtcaaagtttataaataaagactttgaaaattcaaaatatgacatTTTTAATGGGGCAGATGGAGTATTATTCAAAGTAAACTaacatttgaaaattttttcTCATTTAACTCACAATTAAAATCTCATTAATAATTAGAAAATAAGCATcctatattatgtattttatgGGGTATAATCTATAATTTGTATTTATAATCTATACTAACTTATTAAGAGAACTAGGATTTTACCTTTTGGTCATTCTATATTCTATACACATTTTGAAGCAACATGTACAAGAGAGACAAGTTATTTTAGAGGAGGTAAACTTGTGTGTTTTCTAAAGTTTTAAGACGCTCTACGGTCATTCTAGGGATTTCACCTCTGCTCTAGGTCATCCCGGTTGTTGAACATCAATCGTTGTTCTTCAATGCTCTATTCACTACTTTTCTCTTCCGGTAAGCGACCGTTAAGTTGCAGGTGATTAACTCCACCCATTTTCTTTTATTCCTCCTTCCCAAATCAAACCTAATCATGCATCTCATCTTCTTTGACGATGTCGGATCTTCTATGCCATCTAGATTTCTCCATCACTACGAACTCGTCAAATCATGAAAGTATGGTTTCTTCTCTGTTTTAGGGTTTTAATGCTCGGTCGTGCTATATTGGATCTCTTCATCAAGGTTCAATCCTTTGATTTTTGACATACATCTTGTAATTATGTCAGCTAAGCTACGACACTTGATTTTGAAGGATCTGGACGGGTAGAAAGCTTAAGGTATAAGATTTGCTAAGTTCTTCCATCTCTCTATAATTTCACCTTTATATTCCCATTTATCTTTAGGTttaactttttattgtttatttatttctatTTCTTCGTCAATTAGAAATCTGCATATTTAATGATTTGAGTGGGTGTTTAAGATTGTTGGATTAAACCTTCTATTCCTGATAAAACCACATCaaaaggccaagaaaaataatAGTCaattacataacatgttttattagAAGAATTTCTTACTCAAATTTTAGTTAAACTTCATTACAAACTAAAATTGTTAAGAGATCTTAATATCTGGTTGTACTTAATTGTTTCTAGACTTTGGCTGCACTTAAAGATGAGGGGATTTTTAAATGGAGGAACAATATGATTTGAAAAGGTATGTTGAAGTGCATATGTTTAGTATTGTAACACTCCGACCGTGtaaaaacaacaaaccgcggcggaaatgtcggggaatTACGTTACAGaactattgtttcacaacacatgtaCATAAAGATTTGTATTATTGAATTGTTAaattacattgtcttggaaataaACACAACAAACTACAATAAtcgtctttcaagttttaaagtaaCAAAGGCCCGAGTCCAAATTCAGACACTatggaaagaaaaaaaaagaatcatAAGTAAAGAAAGGGACTCACTACGAAGGAGGATACAGTAGTGACAACGATGATTGGTATGTATATTGATTGCATTAATTGATGCTGAACCAACTCCTTGTAAATTTTTTGTTGTGGACATGGAAGCAGATTTTCAGCGTAGTCCACGCAATGACGTGGTATCACCATtaattcattttaaacccttaTGACAATAAtgcattttttatatatattttcatacgGTGGAGGTATCCACACACCCCCCTAAAAGTATCTACACACACCCTAACCCTAAATGACCCTTATTGCCCAATACGCCTCAAACTGGCCCCACCCATACGCCCCTCATTGCCCAATACGCCTCAAACTGGTCCCTACCATCTAATTAATTAATGCCAATCATTGGGTGTCAGCCAATAATTACCAATATCCTCTCCCTAGCCCAGTTGGTACCATGAAACCCGGCTGTGGTAACTTTTTTATAAGTATTattaaacgttttattaaatgtCAACTTTTTATTTATCaattattattatgtgtttaattttattAAATGGGAATATTATAACGTTTTATTAGATGTcgacttttttatttttcagttaTTATTATGTGTTAAATTGTTTCCATAACACAATGTGTATGTTAAAAAATGTCAACTTCTGAAAgtctttaattgtttttcaattgtCGTTTATTAACCATAACGCAACAAGAAACATAATTCAAAATGTAAttaaacattgttttatattAATACACAAAACATGTAACTTTGATACAGAATTTAAcgactaaaccctaaaccctaaaccatagATCGCTAATTGTTACATATTTTTGAATTCCTatacaggaaaacgatgggtgCAGCTAGCATACACAATTCAAAGACAGCCCGGCTGTCTTGAAATTGCGTACCGAACCCTACCTTCCAACGGGATTCTGCTTCACATCTACCACACTGAGATGGCACAAGGGATCAGGAGGTTGGAGCAGTGGAGTCGGCATTTCGTTTATTAACCACCGTCCAGTCTTCCGCGCCTTCTCTGGATGGTGAGCGAAGTTGCATTCCCGTTGGTCGAAGGCTCATGAGAACACTAAATGAACTCCTCTCTTGGAAGGACATGTTACAAGGCAGACCGCGTTGGCTAGCGTCACTGGGAGCTGACGAGGCAACAGGCTACTCCGATAACACGTAATCCTAGATCGGCGTTCTAGTACATGAATCTGAAATACGAACGTAGTTTCTCCATAAGGATTACGCTACCACCACCGTCAAAACACCGACTTTCGATATCCtgttaataaaaaatacaatttaGCATTAGACTCGGCATtcgaaaatatattgtaaaaataaaaaaaaacagaacaccaccatagccgacacaccaccaccaccaccacagccgacacaccaccaccaccaccacagccgacacaccaccaccactaccacagccgacccaccaccatcaccaccaccaacaccacagtcggcccaccaccaccaccacagccgacccaccaccaccaccaccaccaccaccaccaccaacacagccgacccaccaccaccaccaccaccccagctaacccaccaccaccaccaccccagccgacccaccaacaccaccaacacagccgacccaccaccccagccgacccaccaccccagccgacccaccaccacaaccgacccaccaccaccaccaccaacacagccgacccaccaccaccaccacagcccacccaccaccaccaccacagccgatccaccaccaccaccaccaccacagccgtccCACCCccatccccaccaccaccaccgccacagccgacccaccagcaccacaaccacaaccccaacaccaccacaaccacaaccccaacaccaccacaaccacaaccccaACACCACCACAAACCACCAAAATAAAACCACAAAAAAAACAAGGGAAAACAAACCTTGAATATTCCGACCGTATACACCGATACGAGAGCGAAAACTATACGAGAGACGCGTGTGGTCTCCTTCCGGATTGTCATCGTGTGGTCCATAACTCCTCTAAAAAATAACTTTTGGATTCGGATCTGTACTTGTTCTCGGATAAAGTATAAAAGGGAAGGTGAAACTGAACTTCAATGAGACCCATATGGGTCGATGAGAGGCATATGCAAGTGGGATGTCATAAATGTCCTATCAACTTTTCAGAAAAGGTAGGTGGATATGGGTCTCATCGGGCTATACGAGGCATATGGGCTGAAAAGTTGTCAGGATCCGTACCCACCATACGCGCGTATGGGCCTATGAGCGGCATAttggtttggtttttttttttttttttttttaaagcttGTATATGCTGGTTGCAAATGTCGGGTATTTTTGTCATCCTTACTTGCCACAGAAATATACACCATCTTCATAATCACAAATTCACAATGGTTTTTTGCAAATGTGGTAGGACGGCTGCACTAAGAACATCTTGGACTGAAGCTAATCTCGGACGTCAATTTTACACTTGTCACAGTTTGGTAtgtttttaatgtattttttttcCATTAACCCTTGTATATTAGTGATTTTTTTTCGTGTCAGCGTTCTAAGTGCAACTTCTTTGTGTGGGTCGATCCTCCCATGTGTCGTCGGGCATGTGTGGTCATCAAAGAACTGATGGATACGAAGGCTGTGCTGAAAAACGAAGTCAGTTTTTTGAGAGAGGAGGTTCGAATTTATAAATTGCAAGAAGCGGAGTTTGAAGAATTTCATTCAAGTGTTGTTCGTAAGAGGGAACGTTGGTTGATAATCAGTTGGATTTTTTTTGTGTTGTTTGTCTTGTTATTTTTCATTGTTAGTATGTAAGTTTATGCAAGACATGTAATCGAATATTAGTACATATAATCGAATATTAGTTATAAATGccgttttttatatatattaagtttaaaaaaaatgtaatcgaatattgtgttgtttatcttgttatttttcattgttattatatatactaagttttaaaaatgtaacaccccaaaaacgggtttggtaatttagACCCGGTTACTATTAAGAAACGGGTaaggtaccgttaatgagaaaagTTAACCTGAAAAATGAGGATTTATTAGGAATAGTTAACCTAGTTGATTATTGGTCTCGTTAGTAGTAAGGGAAGAGTTGAAGCCTTATTTAATTAAAACGAAACATGAGGGTCCAAAGTGAACAACTTGAAAGTTGTTGTGTTAAAAGaaacaacacacacacatacacacacatcgTGTGTGTGTTCATGAACGAGCAGGGAAAGCTCCCATGGAGCCAAAACCCTAAACTTCATCAAAATCtccaaattgaaaggctaaatgaagcccaaattcacaaccgagcatgaattaacgatcaccttcacaaggggatcataaggtatgtcttaaaacttAGATTTGGTGATCTTgtttgaagtgggttatgatcaatccatgaaattgtataAAATTAAGCATGTAGAGGTGTTAGAAACACCAAATAGAACTTGTGTTATGAATAATTTCAAGTAATTGGGTGATTTAGAATGAAACCCATTGCATGAGTGtgaagatgatgatcatgatgaacTTGAAGATGTTATAGTGTAATCTTGTGTTGTATAAGGTGTTGTATGATAGACTAAGATAGTTAAACTTGAAGTGAAATTTATGATTATGAGATTTTGTTTGAATGTGATAGTTCATAAGATGAAATaaggaagaacatgcttaaaacacttgtacattatgcttaggaagtagtacgcacgccaagtgtttgatgaaatgtctaaaagacaatagtaagtgaaattgtatgcaagtaatGGGTAAACATATATAGTTCATGTGAAGATTATGTAGGGATGATGTCGAGTATGCTTTATGCTTGTTTAAATGGATTAATGATGTTGAGTATACTTTATATAGGTCGTGtgttagatgtgaatttgatatggttgttcataagtataagcatatatgctaataagaatgtgaatgtaatgacatgagtgtataggaatcatgtcaagatggatgggaGCGTTGAAGGCTAACGGGCTACGAAGACTCAATCAAATAAGCGAACGCAAATACGGGCGCGCAAGGTAAGTGAATCCCGGACTTACACTTTAGATGTAAAATGTATTGTAGTAtgatgattattgtgaaatgtGTGAGAAAGTATGAGACAATGGAAGTAATAAGGTAAGTTTACGGTAAATGAGTCGAAAGTAGTTAAGAATTAGTGTCTATTTAGTATAGGTAAGAAGGAATCTTACGTGATGATGTTATGCATAAAGATGAAATAAGTAGTTATATGCGTAGGTATGGGTATAATTGTAAGTAAGCAATTGGGACTCATAGGAGAGTATGGCTATGAACACGTAAGTATGGAGAATTATGTGTATACAATTTACATGTATAGATGGGTGTGTTTAGGATTTACAAGTAATATGTGTAGAATGTAAATTTGTAAGTACATGTACGGATAGAAAGGGTATGTATGCATGAATTTGGAATTTAGTTATATGTACAATTGAATGAGACTTGTTATGTGTATACATGGATATGTTCGTATGAATGAAATCTAATGATGCTAATCGTTTTCCTATTGAGAATGAAATGGAAATGCAGGTATACTTGTGATGGAAGTTGAAGGTAGACACCGAAATCCAATGCGGGTGGTTTAAATGATGGATGAAGGGTCTAACATAAGCGAAAGCATGATATGCCGACGCCTAATTATGCATGTTTAAATTTTATGTATGATGACACCAGTTACTAATAATGTGATTGTACGTGGTGTCTGCAGGTTGTAC
Above is a window of Helianthus annuus cultivar XRQ/B chromosome 14, HanXRQr2.0-SUNRISE, whole genome shotgun sequence DNA encoding:
- the LOC110907760 gene encoding putative F-box/LRR-repeat protein 23, with the protein product MNDLQGTIAEVSAGKMCKNAVDRSQGQLVDITIGLLMMLIFIYMLLKDMHHKVMFYYDCFRFIYRPSQLRRLEIAYQSFYEKLTTVDLMKFPLLEELNLYKIEISKEEIETVGRYCPMLKTLKVNQRGWRMFIADEGTLTRYNEIAMAIGQNLLGIRHLELIGNKRTNVGLRVILDNCHHLETLDLRECFYIDLKGDLGKQCSKQIKYLKLPNDSLKDCPYIFYATFDGDDVLADYCADAYEVSTYE